A window of the Cucurbita pepo subsp. pepo cultivar mu-cu-16 chromosome LG01, ASM280686v2, whole genome shotgun sequence genome harbors these coding sequences:
- the LOC111802207 gene encoding epsin-3-like translates to MEDSYFLHELKKKACFFLKEHVKIVRLALTDVTHAQLLTEEAISGNPWPPDSPSMREITKASFEVDEFYRIVEILHKRLERFEARQWRASYNAVILVEHALTHGPYSFAKEFANDRAVLREMEGFHFVDDKGFNWGESVRKLSARVLKLLEEEDFLIQERIKARNLTRGIQGFGSFSRRSSPTKDESHSNRFNRKQHESEYNGTRNLSLIETRQGSGDWKGVRKWEEAADWEEVSQSLISSVL, encoded by the exons ATGGAAGACTCTTATTTCCTCCatgaattgaagaagaaagcttGTTTCTTCCTCAAAGAACATGTCAAAATCGTTCGTTTGGCTCTAACTGATGTTACTCATGCACAATT GTTAACAGAAGAAGCGATAAGTGGGAATCCATGGCCACCGGATTCGCCGAGCATGAGAGAGATAACGAAGGCAAGTTTTGAAGTTGATGAGTTTTACAGAATTGTGGAGATTCTTCACAAGAG ACTGGAGAGATTTGAGGCAAGGCAATGGAGAGCATCGTATAATGCAGTGATATTGGTAGAACATGCTCTAACACATGGCCCATACAGCTTTGCAAAGGAATTTGCAAACGATAGGGCTGTTTTGAGGGAGATGGAGGGATTCCACTTTGTTGATGACAAAGG ATTCAACTGGGGAGAGAGTGTGAGAAAATTAAGTGCCAGAGTTCTCAAACTTCTGGAAGAGGAAGATTTTCTAATACAGGAGAGGATCAAAGCTCGTAACCTTACACGTGGAATCCAAGGATTCGGAAGCTTCAGCCGCCGGTCGTCTCCGACGAAGGATGAATCACATTCCAACAGATTTAATCGGAAGCAACACGAGTCTGAGTATAATGGAActagaaatctctccttaatagaGACGAGACAAGGGAGCGGGGATTGGaaaggagtcagaaaatggGAGGAGGCTGCTGATTGGGAGGAAGTTTCCCAATCTCTGATTTCTTCTGTATTATAA
- the LOC111779673 gene encoding uncharacterized protein LOC111779673, with protein sequence MENREKKNNNNNKKQKHRHQSGGATANPALTDFSFKPSTAVKGLRFGAQFVVKSFTIRRAWPLEFLQLLSLPPHHDGNTDSDNNNQNRLPFNSTAVFLPTNFTILAHHAWHNLTLGLGTKKSKVILFVFETEALKAAVGHRWPAEMTLGDVNRRLIRGLSGCEMARFEFRKGCLTFYVYAVRERGCFGFSAADDLKRILQAVIALNDFLDYTAMLALPHQRTISYGGAGSRFKPPPVTVVH encoded by the coding sequence atggaaaatagagagaagaagaacaataacaataacaagaaacaaaagcatCGCCACCAATCAGGCGGCGCCACCGCCAATCCAGCGCTTACCGATTTCTCCTTCAAGCCATCTACCGCTGTCAAAGGTCTCCGATTCGGCGCACAATTCGTTGTCAAATCCTTCACAATTCGCCGAGCCTGGCCTCTTGAATTCCTCCAGCTACTTTCTCTGCCGCCGCACCACGACGGCAATACGGACAGCGACAATAACAACCAAAATCGCCTTCCGTTCAATTCCACTGCCGTGTTTCTGCCGACGAATTTCACGATTCTGGCGCACCACGCTTGGCACAATCTGACGCTCGGCCTCGGCACGAAGAAATCGAAGGTGATTCTGTTTGTGTTCGAGACGGAGGCTCTGAAGGCTGCCGTTGGCCACAGGTGGCCGGCGGAAATGACTCTCGGCGATGTGAATCGACGGCTGATTCGGGGACTGAGCGGCTGTGAGATGGCTAGGTTTGAATTTAGAAAAGGTTGTTTAACTTTTTACGTGTACGCTGTCCGCGAAAGAGGATGCTTCGGATTCTCCGCCGCCGATGATTTGAAACGGATTTTGCAGGCCGTTATTGCGCTGAATGATTTTTTGGACTACACCGCCATGCTCGCGTTGCCGCATCAGAGAACTATCAGTTACGGCGGCGCCGGTAGCAGATTTAAGCCGCCGCCGGTTACCGTTGTTCATTGA
- the LOC111779655 gene encoding serine/arginine-rich SC35-like splicing factor SCL30 isoform X1, which yields MRRYSPPYHSPPRRGYGGRGRSPPGRGYGGGGGGGGGGYGRRREQSHGSLLVRNIPMDCRPEELRAPFERFGLVRDVYIPKDYYTGDPRGFAFVEFVDPYEASEAQYHMNGKKFAGREITVVLAAESRKRPEQMRQRSRRGPSGYGGRRSYYGRSRSRSVSRSRSPHRPSGSSRYRSRCQMQLPGHTLLLRDGEATILFPPIGVMQNTPDHQEVLLVSEMVRGVIKYILQVMIMLVVTITMEMDIMTSLHLKERMHELTGGLLLVEHQGLLPGPDPALLMLHQDMVDEFSR from the exons ATGAGAAGATACAGTCCACCATATCATAGTCCTCCAAGGAGAGGATATGGCGGTCGAGGAAGAAGCCCCCCCGGGAGGGGTTAtggtggtggcggcggcggcggcggtggtgggtATGGAAGACGAAGGGAACAGTCTCACGGTAGCCTTTTGGTTAGAAATATTCCTATGGATTGCAG GCCAGAGGAGCTTAGAGCTCCATTTGAGAGGTTTGGACTTGTGCGAGATGTGTATATTCCAAAGGATTATTACACAGG TGATCCACGAGGATTTGCGTTTGTGGAGTTTGTTGATCCTTATGAGGCCTCTGAAGCTCAGTATCATATGAATGGGAAAAAATTTGCTGGTAGGGAGATTACTGTGGTCCTTGCTGCAGAGTCGAGGAAGAGGCCAGAACAGATGCGTCAAAGGAGTAGAAG GGGGCCATCTGGCTATGGTGGACGGCGTTCTTATTATG GGCGTTCTAGATCTCGTTCAGTGTCTCGATCACGCTCCCCCCATCGTCCTTCAGGTTCAAGTAGATATCGATCAAG GTGCCAAATGCAATTGCCAGGTCATACTCTCCTGCTCCGAGATGGCGAGGCAACTATTCTCTTTCCCCCGATAGGCGTCATGCAGAATACCCCAGATCACCAAGAGGTGCTCCTTGTGAGCGAGATGGTGAGAGGAGTCATCAAGTATATTCTCCAGGTTATGATAATGCTGGTGGTCACGATCACGATGGAAATGGATATCATGA caAGCCTGCATTTGAAGGAGAGGATGCACGAGCTGACTGGAGGTCTTCTCCTGGTAGAACATCAAGGTCTCCTTCCGGGTCCCGATCCCGCTCTGCTGATGCTTCACCAAGACATGGTAGATGAATTTTCTAGATGA
- the LOC111779655 gene encoding serine/arginine-rich SC35-like splicing factor SCL30 isoform X2 yields the protein MRRYSPPYHSPPRRGYGGRGRSPPGRGYGGGGGGGGGGYGRRREQSHGSLLVRNIPMDCRPEELRAPFERFGLVRDVYIPKDYYTGDPRGFAFVEFVDPYEASEAQYHMNGKKFAGREITVVLAAESRKRPEQMRQRSRRGPSGYGGRRSYYGRSRSRSVSRSRSPHRPSGSSRYRSRSYSPAPRWRGNYSLSPDRRHAEYPRSPRGAPCERDGERSHQVYSPGYDNAGGHDHDGNGYHDKPAFEGEDARADWRSSPGRTSRSPSGSRSRSADASPRHGR from the exons ATGAGAAGATACAGTCCACCATATCATAGTCCTCCAAGGAGAGGATATGGCGGTCGAGGAAGAAGCCCCCCCGGGAGGGGTTAtggtggtggcggcggcggcggcggtggtgggtATGGAAGACGAAGGGAACAGTCTCACGGTAGCCTTTTGGTTAGAAATATTCCTATGGATTGCAG GCCAGAGGAGCTTAGAGCTCCATTTGAGAGGTTTGGACTTGTGCGAGATGTGTATATTCCAAAGGATTATTACACAGG TGATCCACGAGGATTTGCGTTTGTGGAGTTTGTTGATCCTTATGAGGCCTCTGAAGCTCAGTATCATATGAATGGGAAAAAATTTGCTGGTAGGGAGATTACTGTGGTCCTTGCTGCAGAGTCGAGGAAGAGGCCAGAACAGATGCGTCAAAGGAGTAGAAG GGGGCCATCTGGCTATGGTGGACGGCGTTCTTATTATG GGCGTTCTAGATCTCGTTCAGTGTCTCGATCACGCTCCCCCCATCGTCCTTCAGGTTCAAGTAGATATCGATCAAG GTCATACTCTCCTGCTCCGAGATGGCGAGGCAACTATTCTCTTTCCCCCGATAGGCGTCATGCAGAATACCCCAGATCACCAAGAGGTGCTCCTTGTGAGCGAGATGGTGAGAGGAGTCATCAAGTATATTCTCCAGGTTATGATAATGCTGGTGGTCACGATCACGATGGAAATGGATATCATGA caAGCCTGCATTTGAAGGAGAGGATGCACGAGCTGACTGGAGGTCTTCTCCTGGTAGAACATCAAGGTCTCCTTCCGGGTCCCGATCCCGCTCTGCTGATGCTTCACCAAGACATGGTAGATGA